One Setaria viridis chromosome 7, Setaria_viridis_v4.0, whole genome shotgun sequence genomic region harbors:
- the LOC117862489 gene encoding ABC transporter C family member 4, which yields MMALPWWLATTACAAPPPGHGSLADLLAFVLLSPCPQRALVGAVDLVFLAACLVLLARRPRSGGGSAVAAAAPPEREALLQKPSHHPSPPPFRYVVSLGASAVLAAASVVLLALAILLLPSTPWRAAEAAFLSVHAVAHGAAAWTVATSRRAGAAQGAHQAHLRVFWLATALGAVLFSASAVVRGADGSLIFPDDVLAFAGLLVSLPLAYVAATGFTGHGTGAGDCEPEHAGEEAPASPYVAASFLSRATFSWIISLINKAYAAESLIADDVPPVPPGLRAEAAHDLFMSNWPASPASRHPVGVALWLSFWPRLVLTAFLGLARLAAMYVGPSLIDQFVEFIRRGGTPWEGLRLVLILLVGKAVQTLASHHYNFQGQLLGMRIRGALQTALYRKSLRLTAGARRAHGAGSIVNYIQVDAGIVSFAMHGLHGLWLMPLQIVVALLLLYTYLGPAVLMTLAVITAVTVITAFANKFNLSYQLKFLGVRDSRVKAITEMLNHMRVIKLQAWEDTFGGKVRDIRRDELGWLAKIMLFMCANTVVFSSGPLAMTVLVFGTYIASGGQLDAGKVFTATAFFRMLEGPMQNFPQTIVMSMQAFVSLGRLNKFLTDAEIDTTAVERVESGGAEDTPVAVEVRGGVFAWDVPASEEMRSSDSQARLGVEENGQGNGSAELVTVLKGIDVEVRRGELTAVVGTVGSGKSSLLSCIMGEMHKVSGKVSIFGSTAYVAQTAWIRNGTIQENILFGKPMHLERYSEIIHACCLEKDLEMMEFGDQTEIGERGINLSGGQKQRIQLARAVYQDCDIYLLDDIFSAVDAHTGSTIFMECLKGMLKNKTVLLVTHQMDFLQNVDTIIVMKDGLVIQSGIYGELLASCPDFSDLVAAHHSSMETTGEQGCHVQNTESSQASTGSVDVPSINSKSNDENGETTGTAINKEAGSSKLIKEEEKESGRVSWRVYKLYMTQAWGWWGVVVILVVTLLSEGSSMASNYWLSYETSGGPVFDTTIFLGVYASIVATTIILEMITTIIVTFLGLQSAQAFFNKMFDSILRAPMSFFDTTPSGRILSRASSDQSKIDTSLVFYVGFATSMCISVVTNIAVTCQVAWPSVIAVLPLLLLNIWYRNRYIATSRELTRLQGVTRAPIIDHFTETFLGAPTVRCFRKEDEFYQTNLDRINSNLRMSFHNYAANEWLGFRLELIGTLILSITAFLMISLPSNFIKKEFVGMSLSYGLSLNSLVYYTISISCMIENDMVAVERVHQYSTLPSEAAWEVADCLPSSNWPSRGDIDVKDLKVRYRQNTPLILKGITVSIKNGEKIGVVGRTGSGKSTLVQALFRIVEPAEGRIIIDGVDICTLGLHDLRSRFGVIPQEPVLFEGTVRSNIDPTGQYSEAEIWQALERCQLKDIVASKPEKLDALVADMGENWSVGQKQLLCFGRVILKRSRILFMDEATASVDSQTDAAIQRIIREEFAECTVISIAHRIPTVMDSDRVLVLDAGLVAEFDAPSKLMGRPSLFGAMVKEYASRSSSSKETDG from the exons ATGATGGCGCTCCCCTGGTGGCTCGCCACCACGGCgtgcgctgcgccgccgcccggccacgGCTCCCTTGCCGACTTGCTCGCGTTCGTGCTCCTCTCCCCGTGCCCGCAGCGCGcgctcgtcggcgccgtcgaCCTCGTGTTCCTCGCCGCATGCCTCGTactcctcgcccgccgcccccgcagTGGAGGAGGCTCGGCTGTGGCGGCAGCGGCTCCTCCCGAACGCGAGGCGCTGCTGCAGAAGCCGAGTCATcacccttcgccgccgcccttcCGCTACGTGGTCTCGCTCGGGGCCTCCGCGGTCTTGGCGGCGGCGTCAGTCgtcctcctcgcgctcgcgATCCTGCTCCTGCCGAGTACGCCGTGGCGCGCCGCGGAGGCAGCCTTCCTCTCCGTCCACGCCGTCGCGCACGGAGCGGCCGCGTGGACCGTCGCCACGTCGCGGAGAGCAGGAGCTGCCCAAGGCGCGCACCAGGCCCACCTCCGCGTGTTCTGGCTCGCCACCGCGCTCGGCGCTGTGCTCTTCTCGGCCTCAGCGGTTGTCCGCGGCGCCGACGGCTCGCTGATCTTCCCGGACGATGttctcgccttcgccggccTGCTCGTCTCGCTGCCACTGGCATACGTAGCGGCCACTGGCTTCACCGGCCATGGCACCGGCGCGGGAGACTGTGAACCAGAGcacgccggcgaggaggcgccTGCGTCGCCCTACGTCGCcgcgtcgttcctctcgcgcgCGACGTTCAGCTGGATCATCTCCCTCATCAACAAGGCCTACGCAGCCGAGTCACTCATCGCCGACGACGTGCCACCGGTGCCCCCCGGCCTCCGCGCCGAGGCCGCTCACGACCTGTTCATGTCCAACTggccggcgtcgccggcgtcgcggcACCCGGTGGGCGTCGCGCTGTGGCTGTCTTTCTGGCCGCGGCTCGTGCTTACCGCGTTTCTCGGCCTTGCGCGCCTCGCGGCCATGTACGTCGGCCCGTCGCTCATCGACCAGTTCGTCGAGTTCATCCGCCGCGGCGGGACGCCATGGGAGGGCCTCCGGCTCGTCCTCATCCTGCTCGTCGGCAAGGCGGTCCAGACGCTTGCGTCGCACCACTACAACTTCCAGGGCCAGCTCCTGGGCATGCGCATCCGCGGCGCGCTGCAGACGGCGCTCTACCGCAAGTCGCTGCGCctcaccgccggcgcccgcaGAGCGCACGGCGCCGGCTCCATCGTCAACTACATACAGGTGGACGCCGGGATCGTCTCGTTCGCCATGCACGGGCTCCACGGCCTGTGGCTGATGCCGCTGCAGATCGTGGTGGCTCTGCTGCTCCTCTACACCTACCTCGGTCCCGCCGTGCTCATGACGCTCGCCGTGATCACCGCGGTGACCGTGATCACCGCGTTCGCCAACAAGTTCAACCTGTCGTACCAGCTCAAGTTCCTTGGCGTCCGGGACAGCCGAGTCAAGGCCATCACCGAGATGCTCAACCACATGCGCGTCATCAAGCTGCAGGCGTGGGAGGATACATTCGGTGGCAAGGTCCGCGACATCCGGCGGGACGAGCTCGGGTGGCTCGCCAAGATCATGCTCTTCATGTGCGCCAACACGGTGGTGTTCTCGAGCGGCCCGCTCGCCATGACGGTGCTCGTGTTCGGGACCTACATCGCCTCCGGCGGGCAGCTCGACGCCGGCAAGGTGTTCACGGCCACGGCGTTCTTCCGCATGCTGGAAGGCCCCATGCAGAACTTTCCCCAAACGATCGTCATGTCCATGCAGGCGTTCGTGTCGCTCGGCAGGCTGAACAAGTTCCTGACGGACGCCGAGATCGACACGACGGCCGTGGAGCGCGTCGAGAGCGGCGGTGCTGAGGACACGCCGGTGGCCGTCGAGGTGCGAGGCGGCGTGTTTGCGTGGGACGTGCCGGCAAGCGAGGAGATGAGGAGCAGCGACAGCCAGGCCCGCCTTGGCGTGGAAGAGAATGGCCAAGGAAATGGGTCGGCGGAGTTGGTGACAGTACTGAAGGGGATTGATGTTGAGGTGAGGAGGGGTGAGCTCACGGCGGTGGTCGGGACGGTGGGCTCTGGCAAGTCATCGCTGCTGTCGTGCATCATGGGAGAGATGCACAAGGTCTCCGGCAAG GTTAGCATATTTGGAAGCACAGCATATGTTGCCCAGACCGCTTGGATCCGAAATGGAACCATTCAAGAGAACATTTTATTTGGAAAGCCAATGCACCTTGAGAGATATTCAGAAATCATACATGCTTGCTGCCTGGAAAAGGATTTGGAAATGATGGAGTTTGGTGACCAGACTGAAATAGGTGAGCGAGGGATCAATCTCAGCGGGGGTCAGAAGCAACGCATTCAGCTTGCAAGAGCAGTTTATCAAGATTGCGATATATATCTTCTTGATGACATCTTTAGTGCAGTTGATGCTCATACTGGATCAACTATTTTCATG GAATGTCTGAAAGGCATGCTCAAGAATAAGACCGTGTTGCTTGTGACTCACCAAATGGACTTCTTGCAAAATGTGGATACTATAATT GTAATGAAAGATGGGTTAGTCATCCAGTCAGGGATCTATGGTGAGTTATTAGCATCGTGCCCTGATTTTTCAGATCTTGTTGCTGCTCATCATAGTTCCATGGAGACAACAGGGGAACAAGGTTGCCATGTTCAGAACACAGAGAGCTCTCAGGCTTCCACAGGATCTGTAGATGTCCCATCTATCAACTCGAAATCCAATGACGAAAATGGTGAAACAACTGGCACTGCGATAAACAAAGAAGCAGGTTCTTCTAAGTTGATCaaggaagaggaaaaggagagTGGCCGAGTAAGCTGGCGTGTGTACAAGCTATACATGACACAGGCTTGGGGATGGTGGGGAGTTGTGGTCATTTTAGTTGTGACACTACTGTCAGAGGGCTCCAGTATGGCTAGTAACTACTGGCTGTCATATGAAACATCAGGTGGCCCTGTATTTGACACTACCATATTTCTTGGTGTTTATGCTTCAATAGTTGCTACTACGATTATATTGGAAATGATCACCACTATTATTGTGACATTCTTGGGGCTTCAATCAGCACAGGCCTTTTTCAACAAGATGTTTGACAGCATTCTAAGAGCTCCAATGTCATTTTTTGACACCACTCCTTCAGGAAGGATCCTAAGCAGG GCATCATCGGACCAATCAAAAATTGATACTTCCCTTGTGTTCTATGTTGGGTTTGCCACATCAATGTGCATTTCTGTGGTTACCAACATTGCTGTTACTTGCCAAGTTGCATGGCCGTCAGTCATAGCAGTGCTTCCTCTACTGCTTTTGAACATCTGGTATCGG AATCGTTATATTGCAACATCCCGAGAGCTTACTCGTCTTCAAGGAGTAACAAGGGCGCCGATTATTGATCACTTTACAGAAACCTTTTTGGGTGCCCCAACTGTAAGGTGCTTCCGAAAGGAGGACGAGTTCTACCAGACAAACCTGGACAGGATCAATTCGAATTTGCGCATGTCTTTCCATAATTATGCAGCTAATGAGTGGCTTGGATTTCGCCTGGAGCTAATTGGCACACTTATATTGTCTATAACCGCTTTTCTCATGATCAGTTTGCCTAGCAATTTCATCAAGAAAG AATTTGTCGGCATGTCCCTTTCCTATGGCCTTTCTCTTAACTCCTTAGTATACTACACAATTTCCATAAGCTGTATGATCGAAAATGATATGGTAGCTGTAGAGAGGGTGCATCAGTATAGTACCCTCCCTTCTGAGGCAGCATGGGAGGTTGCAGATTGTCTTCCCTCATCAAATTGGCCCAGCCGAGGAGATATTGATGTGAAAGATCTGAAG GTTCGGTATCGTCAAAATACACCTTTAATCTTGAAAGGTATTACTGTAAGTATTAAGAATGGGGAAAAGATTGGAGTTGTGGGAAGGACTGGCAGCGGCAAGTCGACTTTAGTCCAGGCTTTATTCAGGATTGTGGAGCCTGCAGAAGGCCGAATCATCATCGATGGTGTTGATATCTGCACTTTGGGGCTTCATGATCTAAGGTCTCGCTTTGGTGTGATTCCCCAAGAACCTGTGCTCTTTGAAGGAACTGTAAGAAGCAACATAGACCCAACTGGGCAGTATTCTGAGGCTGAAATATGGCAG GCCCTCGAGCGTTGCCAGCTAAAGGATATAGTAGCTTCAAAACCAGAGAAGCTTGATGCACTAG TTGCCGACATGGGGGAGAACTGGAGTGTAGGGCAGAAGCAGCTCCTCTGCTTTGGCCGTGTTATACTGAAACGCAGCCGGATCCTCTTCATGGATGAGGCAACAGCTTCGGTTGATTCTCAAACAGATGCAGCTATCCAGAGGATCATCCGAGAGGAATTCGCCGAATGCACCGTCATCAGCATTGCCCACCGTATACCGACTGTAATGGACAGCGACCGAGTTCTGGTGTTGGATGCAG GGCTAGTGGCTGAGTTTGACGCACCCTCCAAGCTGATGGGGAGGCCGTCACTCTTTGGTGCCATGGTTAAGGAGTACGCAAGTCGTTCTTCCAGCTCGAAGGAAACGGATGGATGA
- the LOC140223373 gene encoding uncharacterized protein produces the protein MAAKIFAFFALLALSASVASAYISPVSALAATASPLYLPQATTTLLPNVFNQLALANPITAAYWRQQQFLPNIFNQMALANPITAAYWQQQQFLPNVFNQLALTSPITHWQQQQLLSSVFNQVASVNPITTTYWQQQRLLPNVFNQLALTSPIAHWQQQQLVSSVFNQVALANPYLQQPFIGGAIF, from the coding sequence ATGGCAGCTAAGATATTTGCCTTCTTTGCTCTCCTTGCTCTCTCGGCAAGCGTTGCTTCTGCGTACATTTCACCAGTGAGTGCTCTTGCCGCAACCGCTAGCCCCCTATACTTGCCCCAAGCTACTACTACTCTGTTGCCAAATGTGTTCAACCAACTGGCTTTGGCAAACCCCATCACCGCTGCCTACTGGCGGCAACAACAATTCCTACCAAACATCTTCAACCAAATGGCTCTGGCAAACCCCATCACCGCTGCCTACTGGCAGCAACAACAGTTCCTGCCAAACGTGTTCAACCAACTAGCTCTAACAAGTCCTATCACCCACTGGCAGCAGCAACAACTGTTGTCCAGCGTGTTCAACCAAGTGGCTTCGGTGAACCCCATCACCACTACCTACTGGCAACAACAACGATTGCTGCCAAACGTGTTCAACCAACTAGCTCTGACGAGTCCTATCGCCCACTGGCAGCAACAACAACTGGTATCTAGCGTGTTCAACCAAGTGGCTTTGGCAAACCCCTACTTGCAGCAGCCCTTCATTGGTGGTGCCATCTTCTAA